In one window of Myxococcales bacterium DNA:
- the hemC gene encoding hydroxymethylbilane synthase, producing the protein MTLPQKVRYATRRSALALAQCRAFIGELTLARPGLAAIELQVVTSGDRIQDRPLSEVGGKGLFVKEIEEALLADRADVAVHSIKDVPGVMPDGLSIVCIPKRVDPRDVLIAPRFGSLMALPMGAKVGTSSLRRALSLKARRPDLNIVPLRGNVDTRLKKVEGGEYDDIVLAAAGLSRLGLLQLGPAQLEPGKHAQSALDVDVSLPAVGQGALGIEARAGDDAIAELLLPLHDPETAVCVWAERGVMEALEGDCKTPLAAYARRDGAALLMDAFVAEPDGSRFRRLSRSVAWPSERDANAFGRELGLALRAEQ; encoded by the coding sequence ATGACGTTGCCCCAAAAGGTTCGTTACGCCACGCGCCGTTCGGCGCTCGCCTTGGCCCAGTGTCGAGCCTTCATCGGCGAGCTCACGCTGGCGAGGCCTGGCCTCGCGGCAATAGAGTTGCAGGTCGTGACGAGCGGCGATCGCATCCAGGATCGGCCGCTCTCCGAGGTGGGAGGCAAGGGGCTGTTCGTCAAGGAGATCGAGGAGGCCCTCCTCGCCGATCGCGCCGACGTCGCCGTCCACTCCATCAAGGACGTGCCGGGCGTCATGCCCGACGGCCTCTCGATCGTTTGCATTCCCAAGCGCGTCGACCCGCGCGACGTGCTGATCGCACCGCGCTTTGGCAGCCTCATGGCGTTGCCCATGGGCGCCAAGGTGGGCACGAGCAGCCTGCGTCGCGCGCTCTCGCTCAAGGCCCGGCGCCCCGATCTCAACATCGTCCCGCTTCGCGGCAACGTCGACACGCGGCTCAAGAAGGTCGAAGGCGGCGAGTACGACGACATCGTCCTCGCGGCAGCGGGCCTCTCGCGACTCGGCCTCTTGCAGCTCGGGCCCGCGCAACTCGAGCCCGGCAAGCACGCTCAATCCGCCTTGGACGTCGACGTGTCACTGCCGGCCGTTGGGCAAGGTGCGCTAGGCATTGAGGCGCGCGCGGGCGACGACGCCATCGCGGAGTTGCTCTTGCCGCTGCACGATCCCGAGACCGCCGTCTGCGTGTGGGCCGAGCGAGGGGTGATGGAGGCCTTGGAGGGCGACTGCAAGACGCCGTTGGCGGCGTACGCGCGACGCGACGGCGCCGCCCTCTTGATGGATGCGTTCGTGGCAGAGCCCGACGGCTCGCGCTTCCGGCGGCTCTCTCGCTCCGTGGCGTGGCCGTCGGAGCGCGACGCCAACGCCTTCGGACGCGAGCTCGGTCTCGCGCTCCGCGCCGAGCAGTAG
- a CDS encoding aconitate hydratase, whose protein sequence is MGASLFHKLLDRHFAGGSRHAPGDAMVRVDQVLLGDGAASLALLALESFGVERVRVETAITYVDEVTLADDGRVAEDHAYLLAASRRMGLRYSPPGNGVGPWLHLERFAEPGKSLVGAHEHTSMLGAAAMLAFAVGSFDAAMVLAGEPYALPVPKVWRLRLTGTMPAWVSATDLALELLRRHGVRGRAGFVLEVAGAAGDAASDAGAESGVLSMSVPERAAFAAMVAELGVVTTLFPADASLEAWLLAMGRGSSYENLAADEDAVYDLDEELDLSSLEPMIAKPQSPGNVVPVRFAEGTAVGQVIVGGPGMAGAHDLGRVTSMVRGASVAPGVSFELNPQTRGQLGALAETGALSSLIEANVRIAEPALLGYAGVGQAPAAGKPSLRTATQNYPGASGTKDDRVFLCSAATAAISALRGVITRPSEAGNDVAFGSARGDVRTTGGARAQVFVEPSARVASPTSEPPPSRSRRGSAPPSAKGSAKPPPAIAKGPSIKPLPTLDAMPKGGEMRVMLKLPDDVPMHEIVPAGLRGASLGSNVAALADLAFERIDVTYVKRAKVAKDLGGHVIVAGHNFGYGSHREHAALALRSLGLRFVLAKSIGAAFRRALVNAGVVCLTFVDGADYFPIEPGEILVFTDLRSSLGTANDLAVRRKASSTFLTTTDLTPRQVAIALAGGVPNWFQASVAAEPG, encoded by the coding sequence ATGGGCGCCTCGCTCTTTCATAAGCTTCTGGACCGCCACTTCGCCGGCGGCTCACGGCACGCGCCGGGTGATGCCATGGTCCGGGTGGACCAGGTGCTCCTCGGCGACGGCGCGGCGTCGCTCGCGCTCCTCGCCCTCGAGAGCTTCGGTGTCGAACGCGTCCGCGTCGAGACGGCGATCACCTACGTCGACGAGGTCACGCTCGCCGACGACGGCCGCGTGGCGGAAGATCACGCGTACCTCTTGGCGGCTTCGCGGCGCATGGGCCTTCGCTACTCGCCGCCGGGCAACGGCGTCGGGCCTTGGCTGCACTTGGAGCGCTTCGCCGAGCCCGGCAAGAGCCTCGTGGGCGCCCACGAGCACACCTCGATGCTCGGCGCCGCGGCGATGCTCGCGTTCGCCGTCGGGAGCTTCGACGCGGCCATGGTGCTGGCCGGTGAGCCGTACGCGCTTCCCGTTCCAAAGGTGTGGCGCTTAAGGCTCACGGGCACGATGCCCGCGTGGGTCTCGGCGACGGACCTCGCCCTCGAGCTCTTGCGTCGCCACGGCGTTCGCGGTCGCGCGGGCTTTGTGCTCGAGGTCGCCGGTGCGGCCGGCGATGCTGCTAGCGATGCTGGCGCCGAGAGCGGCGTCCTCTCGATGTCGGTGCCCGAGCGCGCTGCCTTCGCCGCCATGGTCGCCGAGCTCGGCGTCGTCACCACGCTCTTTCCCGCCGACGCCTCTCTAGAGGCGTGGCTCCTCGCGATGGGGCGCGGGTCTTCTTACGAGAACCTCGCGGCCGACGAAGACGCCGTCTACGACCTCGACGAAGAGCTCGATCTGTCTTCCCTCGAGCCGATGATCGCGAAGCCCCAGAGCCCCGGCAACGTGGTGCCGGTGCGCTTCGCGGAGGGCACCGCCGTCGGGCAAGTCATCGTGGGCGGCCCCGGCATGGCGGGCGCGCACGACCTCGGCCGCGTGACATCGATGGTGCGCGGAGCGTCGGTGGCGCCGGGCGTGAGCTTCGAGCTCAACCCGCAAACGCGTGGTCAGCTCGGCGCGCTCGCCGAGACGGGCGCCCTCTCGTCGCTCATCGAAGCCAACGTGCGCATCGCCGAGCCGGCGCTCTTGGGCTACGCGGGCGTTGGGCAAGCGCCCGCCGCCGGCAAGCCGAGCCTCCGGACGGCCACTCAGAACTACCCCGGCGCGTCGGGCACGAAGGACGATCGCGTCTTCTTGTGCAGCGCCGCCACCGCCGCCATCTCGGCGCTGCGAGGCGTCATCACGCGGCCGAGCGAAGCCGGCAACGACGTGGCTTTTGGCAGCGCGCGCGGCGACGTGCGCACGACTGGCGGCGCCCGCGCGCAGGTCTTCGTCGAGCCCTCCGCCCGTGTCGCCTCGCCCACTTCGGAGCCGCCGCCGAGTCGGTCGCGACGCGGCTCGGCGCCTCCGTCGGCCAAGGGTTCGGCAAAACCCCCGCCAGCCATCGCCAAGGGGCCGAGCATCAAGCCCCTGCCGACGCTCGATGCGATGCCGAAGGGCGGCGAGATGCGCGTCATGCTGAAGCTGCCCGACGACGTGCCGATGCACGAGATCGTTCCCGCCGGCCTCCGCGGCGCTTCCCTTGGCAGCAACGTCGCGGCGCTCGCCGATCTCGCCTTCGAGCGCATCGACGTCACGTACGTGAAGCGCGCGAAGGTCGCCAAAGATCTCGGCGGGCACGTCATCGTCGCGGGGCACAATTTTGGTTACGGCTCGCACCGCGAGCACGCGGCTCTCGCCCTCAGGTCGCTTGGCCTTCGCTTCGTCCTCGCCAAGAGCATCGGTGCGGCGTTTCGGCGCGCCCTCGTCAACGCCGGCGTCGTTTGCCTCACCTTCGTCGACGGCGCCGACTACTTCCCCATCGAGCCCGGCGAGATCCTCGTCTTCACGGACCTCCGGTCTTCGCTCGGGACGGCCAACGACCTGGCGGTCCGAAGGAAGGCGTCGAGCACCTTCCTGACGACGACCGATCTCACGCCGCGCCAAGTGGCCATCGCGCTCGCCGGCGGCGTGCCGAACTGGTTTCAAGCGAGCGTCGCCGCGGAACCGGGCTAA
- a CDS encoding glutamyl-tRNA reductase, whose protein sequence is MIVVIGVSHRTAPVEVREKFAASSDALPQVLARLSSRQELRETLFLSTCNRVEVFAASKALPPAEGAIHEVLAERAGIAPADIAPYLYRREGKEAVRHIFRVAASLDSMVLGEPQILGQVKDAFEAANAAGTLGSYLGRCVHRAFGVAKRVRSETSLGAGLVSISSVAIDLAKKIFGELAGHSVLLVGAGEMAEQAAKSLGKDAREIRVCNRSYERGTALAQSIGGEVAPWSALEPELVRSDVVIVSTASPGYVITKETLKRVMRVRRGRTLFVIDISVPRNVEPNAHTIDNVFVFNVDDLEGQVAENMKLRQSEVSAAEAIVEEELADFEAWARSLDVQPAIVALRAKTRGILMAELERSLGTRLKHLGEGERAALTQMVESATNKLLHEPTTRLRASASSSSSGELVQALKHLFELPDVGRPDEPAPEAGDGPERIH, encoded by the coding sequence ATGATCGTCGTCATTGGCGTCTCCCATCGCACGGCGCCGGTGGAGGTTCGCGAGAAGTTCGCGGCGAGCTCCGACGCATTGCCCCAGGTGTTGGCGCGGCTGTCTTCGCGGCAAGAGCTCAGAGAGACGCTCTTTCTGTCGACCTGCAACCGCGTGGAGGTCTTCGCGGCGTCCAAGGCCTTGCCACCCGCCGAGGGCGCCATCCACGAGGTGCTCGCCGAGCGCGCCGGCATCGCCCCGGCCGACATCGCCCCGTACCTCTACCGGCGCGAGGGCAAAGAAGCGGTCCGCCACATCTTCCGCGTCGCCGCGAGCCTCGACTCGATGGTGCTCGGCGAACCGCAGATCTTGGGTCAGGTCAAAGACGCCTTCGAAGCGGCCAACGCCGCCGGAACGCTCGGTAGCTACCTGGGGCGATGCGTCCACCGGGCCTTCGGCGTCGCCAAACGCGTGCGCAGCGAGACGTCGCTCGGCGCCGGCCTTGTCAGCATCTCGAGCGTCGCCATCGATCTCGCCAAGAAGATCTTCGGTGAGCTGGCGGGCCACTCGGTCTTGCTCGTAGGCGCCGGCGAGATGGCCGAGCAAGCGGCCAAGAGCCTCGGCAAGGACGCTAGGGAGATCCGCGTGTGCAATCGGAGCTACGAGCGCGGCACGGCCCTCGCTCAGAGCATCGGTGGGGAGGTCGCCCCGTGGAGCGCCCTCGAGCCGGAGCTCGTTCGCAGCGATGTCGTCATCGTCAGCACCGCGAGCCCCGGTTACGTCATCACCAAAGAAACGCTCAAGCGCGTGATGCGCGTGCGTCGCGGACGTACGCTCTTCGTCATCGACATCAGCGTGCCGCGCAACGTCGAGCCCAACGCCCATACCATCGACAACGTCTTCGTCTTCAACGTCGACGACCTCGAGGGGCAGGTCGCTGAGAACATGAAGCTTCGGCAGAGCGAGGTCTCCGCCGCCGAGGCCATCGTCGAGGAAGAGCTCGCTGACTTCGAAGCGTGGGCCCGCTCGCTCGACGTCCAACCGGCCATCGTGGCGCTCCGCGCGAAGACGCGTGGCATCCTCATGGCCGAGCTTGAGCGGAGCCTCGGTACGCGGCTCAAGCACCTCGGAGAAGGCGAGCGCGCGGCGCTGACGCAAATGGTCGAGAGCGCGACCAACAAGCTGCTGCACGAGCCGACGACGCGTCTCCGCGCTTCGGCGTCGTCGTCGTCGAGCGGCGAGCTGGTGCAGGCGCTCAAACACCTCTTCGAGCTCCCCGACGTCGGACGCCCCGACGAGCCGGCACCCGAGGCCGGCGACGGTCCCGAGCGCATCCACTGA
- a CDS encoding LysM peptidoglycan-binding domain-containing protein produces the protein MRRWLLFSPIAILFPLEALAQNAPAPAPGGATTTTTVVPVFPGTVAPPPPGQVLGGGSIESSSSRPKMPGERDGFDLGQGGGSAGTAFGNDRGPVFLGGSNGGLRMGGRVPDVHVVRKGDTLWDLCDHYFQNPYQWPRVWSFNAQLQNPHWIYPGDTVRLRPSGQSQLASSGTTAPSNNGPSIIDRRRQVPPDTLFLRDQGFVDDQADENWGEISGSPEDKMFLTDTDEVYLRLDPSRDIRIGQELTVFRYARPVAGGRLVQIHGTVRVNEWNPKTGVARALVTETLDVIERGSRVGPVGRRFTIVPPQRNDTDVDSKVIASLYPHVFYGQNQLVFIDKGEKDGLKPGNRLQIVRKGDAWGDSLATPNAATRIALESPSPAAVEKVPTPRNRKALPDESVAELRVVFMRDHSAACVVTQSSREIEPGDVAQARKGY, from the coding sequence ATGAGACGCTGGCTGCTGTTTTCCCCTATCGCGATCCTCTTTCCTCTGGAGGCGCTCGCGCAGAACGCCCCGGCGCCGGCCCCCGGCGGCGCCACCACGACCACGACCGTCGTGCCGGTCTTTCCCGGGACTGTGGCGCCTCCGCCCCCCGGCCAGGTGCTCGGCGGCGGCAGCATCGAGTCGTCGTCGTCGCGGCCCAAGATGCCCGGCGAACGCGACGGCTTCGACCTCGGCCAAGGCGGCGGCTCCGCGGGAACGGCCTTCGGCAACGACCGGGGGCCCGTGTTCCTCGGCGGCAGCAACGGCGGCTTGCGCATGGGTGGCCGCGTCCCCGACGTTCACGTGGTTCGCAAAGGCGACACGCTCTGGGACCTCTGCGATCACTACTTCCAGAACCCGTACCAGTGGCCTCGCGTGTGGTCCTTCAACGCGCAGCTTCAGAACCCGCACTGGATCTACCCCGGCGACACGGTGCGGCTCCGGCCTAGCGGCCAGTCGCAGCTCGCGAGCTCGGGCACGACCGCGCCTTCGAACAATGGGCCTTCCATCATCGACCGGCGGAGGCAGGTGCCTCCCGACACGTTGTTCCTGCGCGATCAGGGCTTCGTCGACGACCAGGCCGACGAGAACTGGGGTGAGATCAGCGGTTCGCCCGAGGACAAGATGTTCCTCACCGACACCGACGAGGTCTACCTGAGGCTCGACCCCTCGCGCGACATCCGCATCGGCCAAGAGCTCACGGTCTTCCGCTACGCGCGGCCCGTCGCCGGCGGTCGCCTCGTGCAGATTCACGGCACCGTTCGCGTCAACGAGTGGAACCCAAAGACGGGCGTCGCGCGCGCCCTGGTGACCGAGACCCTCGACGTCATCGAGCGCGGCTCACGGGTTGGCCCCGTCGGGCGCCGCTTCACCATCGTGCCTCCGCAGCGCAACGACACCGACGTCGACAGCAAGGTCATCGCGAGCCTCTACCCGCACGTCTTCTACGGGCAGAACCAGCTCGTCTTCATCGACAAGGGCGAAAAGGACGGCCTCAAGCCCGGCAACCGCCTCCAAATCGTGCGCAAGGGCGACGCCTGGGGCGACAGCCTCGCGACGCCCAACGCAGCGACCCGCATCGCCCTCGAGAGCCCGTCGCCGGCGGCCGTGGAGAAGGTGCCCACGCCTCGAAACCGCAAGGCCCTGCCGGACGAGAGCGTGGCCGAGCTGCGCGTGGTCTTTATGCGCGACCACTCGGCGGCGTGCGTCGTCACGCAGAGCTCTCGCGAGATCGAGCCCGGTGACGTGGCCCAGGCGCGCAAGGGGTACTGA
- the pssA gene encoding CDP-diacylglycerol--serine O-phosphatidyltransferase gives MAPPTKKKLDLRKTLFILPNMITLSSIFCGFDSIRLSGTSTGDDDYYRAALLLVFALFFDMLDGRVARLTRTQSAFGLQLDSLADVVSFGVAPALLVYRWSLYQTGNVGLVVAFVFAGAGAVRLARFNVLSMGEYGKPTKPGKYIMGLPVPGAAGILISLVVAHHAAPGVLLGPSTAWAMVALTIFLAFLMVSTIKFRSFKDLKINARSLSLVAFALGSSAVISLQTKPAFVLVWLLTFYVVIGLVETLLSFPKRKRTREAEPSQPPVP, from the coding sequence ATGGCCCCGCCGACCAAGAAGAAGCTCGATCTCCGGAAGACCCTCTTCATTCTTCCGAACATGATCACGCTCTCGAGCATCTTCTGCGGCTTCGACTCGATCCGCCTTTCGGGCACCTCCACCGGCGACGACGACTACTACCGCGCGGCGCTCCTCCTGGTTTTCGCCCTCTTCTTCGACATGCTCGACGGCCGCGTCGCGCGCCTCACGCGCACCCAAAGCGCCTTTGGCCTGCAGCTCGATTCGCTCGCCGACGTCGTCTCCTTCGGCGTCGCGCCGGCGCTCCTGGTCTACCGGTGGTCGCTCTACCAGACCGGCAACGTCGGGCTCGTCGTCGCCTTCGTGTTCGCCGGCGCAGGCGCGGTGCGCCTTGCCCGCTTCAACGTCCTCAGCATGGGCGAGTACGGAAAGCCCACGAAGCCCGGCAAATACATCATGGGCCTGCCGGTGCCCGGGGCCGCTGGCATTCTCATCTCGCTCGTCGTCGCGCACCACGCAGCGCCCGGCGTGCTGCTCGGTCCCAGCACCGCATGGGCCATGGTCGCGCTGACGATCTTCCTCGCGTTTTTGATGGTCTCGACCATCAAGTTCCGCTCCTTCAAGGATCTGAAGATCAACGCCCGCTCGCTCTCCCTCGTGGCCTTCGCCCTCGGCTCGAGCGCCGTGATTTCGCTCCAGACCAAGCCGGCCTTCGTGCTCGTCTGGCTGTTGACCTTCTACGTCGTCATCGGCCTTGTCGAGACGCTGCTCTCGTTCCCGAAGCGCAAGCGCACCCGCGAGGCGGAGCCGAGCCAGCCGCCGGTGCCGTGA
- a CDS encoding FAD-dependent oxidoreductase, with product MALPPTFRARLVSRQPLTKNVAHFLFERADGAPMTFEAGQWVNLIMEGAAADGSALRRAYSIASPPRAEPTFELAITRVEGGPGTAFLFALEPGQELEVVGPQGFFTRPLGSASPSLLVGTGTGLTPLRSMLLSAKAHGSLVPATLLFGVREESDILFRRELEALSESDSPLRAHFTLSRADDAWTGRRGWVQTHVLELYDALKGGSETPPHVYICGLRPMVDAVRELLKTELGLPRQLVHSERYD from the coding sequence ATGGCGCTGCCGCCCACGTTTCGAGCCCGCCTCGTGTCGCGGCAGCCGCTCACGAAGAACGTCGCCCACTTCCTCTTCGAGCGCGCCGACGGTGCCCCCATGACGTTCGAGGCTGGCCAGTGGGTCAACCTCATCATGGAAGGTGCGGCGGCAGACGGCTCCGCGTTGAGGCGCGCCTACTCGATCGCCTCGCCGCCGCGCGCCGAGCCTACCTTCGAGCTGGCCATCACGCGGGTCGAGGGAGGCCCCGGCACCGCGTTCCTCTTTGCGCTCGAGCCCGGCCAAGAGCTCGAGGTCGTTGGGCCCCAGGGATTTTTCACGCGGCCCCTCGGTTCGGCGAGCCCCTCCTTGCTCGTCGGCACGGGCACCGGGCTCACGCCGCTTCGAAGCATGCTGCTGTCGGCCAAGGCCCACGGCTCGCTTGTGCCCGCGACGCTGCTCTTTGGCGTCCGCGAGGAGTCGGACATTCTGTTTCGTCGGGAGCTCGAAGCGCTGTCCGAAAGCGACTCACCGCTCCGTGCACACTTCACGCTTTCCCGGGCCGACGACGCGTGGACCGGTCGCCGCGGCTGGGTGCAGACTCACGTGCTCGAGCTCTACGACGCGCTCAAGGGCGGCTCCGAGACGCCGCCGCACGTGTACATCTGCGGCCTCCGGCCCATGGTCGACGCGGTGCGTGAGCTCTTGAAGACGGAGCTCGGTCTGCCGCGACAGCTCGTGCATTCGGAACGTTACGACTGA
- the ccsA gene encoding cytochrome c biogenesis protein CcsA codes for MNAAFADFLFVTTCVVYTVAAILFGLHLAGADRGPPAGRLAPKLVAVGVVLHASHIVVSSLVLRICPVEGMHFAMSVVSMLAGAVYLAARVRFRIDVVGAFVTPVALTFLLASRWVGTAGQEPSNKIKSAILPLHVAVNLLGDALFLLAFAAAVTYLVQERRLKTKRLAGLFQRLPPLDALDKAEHRFLLLGFPLLTLGILTGTLWARRVELGSSADQWRAAFGYATWVLFAGVLFLRAVAGWRGRRAAYGTIAGFGLAVIVLALYLWRSVAPAPVALEPGAARPVTAALDRGAAIAERERELDGAGQ; via the coding sequence ATGAACGCCGCGTTCGCAGACTTCCTCTTCGTGACGACCTGCGTCGTCTACACAGTGGCGGCGATCCTCTTTGGACTCCACTTGGCGGGTGCAGACCGCGGGCCGCCGGCGGGGCGCCTGGCTCCGAAGCTCGTCGCCGTCGGCGTCGTGCTCCACGCGTCGCACATCGTCGTGTCGTCGTTGGTGCTCCGCATCTGCCCCGTCGAGGGCATGCACTTCGCCATGAGCGTCGTCTCGATGCTCGCGGGCGCTGTCTACCTCGCGGCCCGCGTGCGGTTTCGCATCGACGTCGTCGGAGCCTTCGTCACACCCGTGGCGCTGACGTTCCTACTGGCGTCGCGCTGGGTCGGCACCGCGGGGCAAGAGCCCTCCAACAAAATCAAGAGCGCCATCTTGCCGCTTCACGTCGCCGTGAACCTCCTCGGCGACGCGCTCTTCCTCTTGGCCTTCGCGGCCGCCGTTACCTACCTGGTGCAAGAGCGGCGCCTCAAGACGAAGCGCCTCGCGGGCCTCTTTCAGCGGCTTCCGCCCCTCGACGCGCTCGACAAGGCCGAACATCGGTTCCTCCTCCTAGGGTTTCCCTTGCTCACGCTCGGCATCCTCACGGGCACGTTGTGGGCGCGCCGGGTGGAGCTCGGATCATCGGCCGACCAATGGCGCGCGGCCTTCGGCTACGCGACGTGGGTCCTCTTTGCCGGCGTGCTCTTTCTCCGCGCCGTTGCCGGCTGGCGCGGTCGCCGGGCCGCGTACGGCACCATCGCGGGCTTTGGTCTCGCGGTCATCGTGCTGGCTCTTTACCTTTGGCGGAGCGTCGCGCCGGCGCCGGTGGCGCTCGAGCCCGGCGCGGCGCGGCCAGTGACGGCGGCGTTGGACCGCGGAGCCGCCATCGCCGAGCGCGAGCGCGAGCTCGACGGTGCGGGCCAATGA
- the ybgF gene encoding tol-pal system protein YbgF, whose protein sequence is MRPRPSCRFTGPSGATAPVVAPAVAAGIFLAVSLALSACGGESDGDRRFRQIREELSRVQSDRDRVDQRLMALETKGADDGTGEVPRAEKAPPPPRVAPAATPALRVVRIGADGRETPVAGAEEVAAPPVDDGGARPMLRVTGGRGPRGAKASADRIEQTAPEPELPEQGGDVGGGAPRIREGAPRPSALNPEARQNYDAALGLVRGGKCKEALDAFAGFLLRYPDHPNADNAMYWRGECYAKMGDLPRAIEQLEGTLARFPLGNKVPDALLKLGMAHEKLGNVAKAKEAWARLVREYPRSEATQRIPKKEAEGRP, encoded by the coding sequence ATGCGACCGCGTCCTTCATGTCGATTCACGGGCCCCTCAGGGGCCACGGCGCCGGTGGTCGCGCCAGCGGTCGCTGCAGGGATTTTCCTCGCCGTCTCGCTCGCGCTCTCCGCCTGCGGCGGCGAATCCGACGGCGATCGCCGATTCCGCCAAATCCGCGAAGAGCTCTCGCGCGTGCAGTCCGACCGCGACCGCGTGGACCAGCGGCTCATGGCGCTCGAGACCAAGGGCGCGGACGACGGGACGGGTGAGGTTCCGCGCGCCGAAAAGGCTCCTCCTCCTCCTCGCGTGGCTCCCGCGGCGACGCCCGCCCTGCGGGTCGTGCGCATCGGTGCCGACGGTCGCGAGACGCCCGTCGCTGGCGCCGAAGAAGTCGCCGCTCCGCCCGTCGACGACGGCGGCGCGCGGCCCATGCTCCGGGTGACCGGCGGGCGCGGCCCTCGGGGAGCCAAAGCCAGCGCCGATCGCATCGAGCAAACGGCGCCCGAGCCCGAGCTTCCTGAACAAGGCGGCGACGTTGGCGGCGGGGCGCCCCGCATTCGCGAGGGCGCGCCGAGGCCGAGCGCCCTCAACCCGGAAGCGAGGCAAAACTACGACGCCGCGCTCGGCCTCGTTCGCGGCGGAAAGTGCAAAGAGGCGCTCGACGCCTTCGCGGGCTTCTTGCTCCGCTACCCCGACCATCCGAACGCCGACAACGCCATGTATTGGCGCGGCGAGTGTTACGCCAAGATGGGCGATCTGCCGCGCGCCATCGAACAGCTCGAGGGAACGCTCGCCCGCTTTCCCCTCGGCAACAAAGTGCCCGACGCGCTGCTCAAACTCGGCATGGCCCACGAGAAGCTCGGCAACGTAGCCAAGGCCAAAGAGGCGTGGGCGCGCCTCGTGCGCGAGTACCCGCGAAGCGAAGCGACGCAGAGAATTCCGAAGAAGGAAGCCGAAGGGAGACCATGA